A genomic segment from Fusarium keratoplasticum isolate Fu6.1 chromosome 10, whole genome shotgun sequence encodes:
- a CDS encoding Cytochrome b5 heme-binding domain-containing protein: MGWMNRKSYLGTRDNIIAVQIDWSETKDVPSVDFVEDTNDPKSFKRAPIDTSNDDLPLIDASIVVAAGKVDLLWIVIDDIVYDCTDFVEEHPGGSRVLESFRSGNCSWQFWRFHRGKDLEEFGRPLRVGRTTGIENRFKEPPRFVGLRKLWGDD, translated from the coding sequence ATGGGCTGGATGAACAGAAAGTCTTACCTGGGCACGCGGGACAATATCATTGCCGTGCAAATCGACTGGAGCGAGACAAAAGACGTACCGTCCGTCGACTTTGTCGAAGACACAAACGACCCCAAATCATTCAAAAGAGCACCAATAGACACTTCAAACGATGACCTGCCTCTAATCGACGCATCCATTGTCGTTGCTGCCGGAAAAGTCGACCTCCTATGGATTGTCATCGATGACATTGTCTATGACTGCACAGACTTTGTGGAGGAACACCCCGGAGGATCTCGAGTACTTGAGTCCTTCCGAAGCGGCAATTGCAGCTGGCAGTTTTGGAGATTTCACCGGGGAAAGGATTTGGAGGAGTTTGGAAGGCCTCTTCGGGTAGGGCGGACAACGGGGATAGAGAACAGGTTCAAGGAGCCACCTAGATTTGTTGGATTGAGAAAGCTGTGGGGTGATGACTGA
- a CDS encoding Abhydrolase-3 domain-containing protein, giving the protein MDDFGLLQYLYLKIVITLSRWSAYPFMRSLFKAPNSNRTLIQIPSRDPTRFIKAWIHHPPNHSENTPGLLINWHGSGFILPSLGMDHEFCDRMAHEAGVVVLDADYRKAPEHPFPAPVEDVEDVLKWAEDQPDRFDLSRIAVSGFSAGGNLALVAASELSGHFKRINIRAVYAFYPLVDLDRDPELKKVPNPINPFPVFSLRLFATCYMPRAEERTNPRVSPMFADPALFPDTTIIITCSADNLSPEAEEMGQKLKAGGANVEVVQLENAAHGFDKDAKPGSDAFKQREMTYLKVAGDLRKP; this is encoded by the coding sequence ATGGACGACTTTGGCCTTCTGCAGTACTTGTATCTCAAGATTGTTATTACTCTTTCACGATGGTCAGCATATCCATTCATGCGGTCCCTATTCAAAGCACCAAATAGCAACAGAACTCTCATTCAGATTCCCTCCCGTGACCCGACCCGTTTCATCAAGGCATGGATTCACCATCCGCCCAACCATAGCGAAAACACACCTGGCCTGCTTATCAACTGGCATGGTAGTGGATTCATCCTGCCGAGCTTGGGAATGGATCACGAGTTTTGTGACAGAATGGCGCACGAAGCTGGGGTGGTGGTGCTAGATGCTGATTATCGTAAAGCACCAGAACACCCATTCCCAGCTCCTGTGGAAGATGTGGAGGATGTCCTTAAATGGGCCGAGGACCAGCCCGATCGTTTTGATCTGAGTCGCATAGCGGTGTCTGGCTTCAGTGCTGGCGGTaacttggccttggttgcTGCATCAGAGCTCAGTGGGCACTTCAAGCGTATCAACATAAGGGCGGTCTACGCATTCTACCCTCTCGTAGACCTTGACCGCGATCCAGAGCTAAAGAAAGTCCCGAACCCGATCAACCCATTCCCGGTTTTCTCCCTACGCTTGTTTGCCACCTGCTATATGCCCAGGGCAGAGGAACGTACAAACCCCAGGGTATCGCCTATGTTTGCCGACCCTGCCCTCTTCCCTGATACAACCATCATCATTACCTGTAGTGCTGATAACCTATCgcctgaggctgaggagatggGTCAAAAGTTGAAGGCGGGTGGTGCCAATGTTGAGGTTGTCCAGCTCGAGAATGCGGCGCATGGGTTCGACAAGGATGCTAAACCAGGATCAGATGCATTCAAGCAGAGAGAAATGACATATTTGAAAGTAGCTGGGGATCTTAGAAAGCCCTGA
- a CDS encoding Zn(2)-C6 fungal-type domain-containing protein produces the protein MSNSDSSRYTRPLSCVLCQERKIKCDRRLPCFNCVKARVECMPGKQAVTRKRRRMADQLFDKLAHFEQQLDRFINHDGSDPALAANNSESPAEDCLRVDAPPSPTLLLSQSLSKPAGKVVQSEDGVRYMDSHLGAAIHEELRAIRAMLEADASLGEETPPRDMATDHLYAAELVTASLSSIQPSTVQAFTLWQLFLNRVNPLTKVIHTPSVQPYITEGESSIKAVPLSYQALRFAVFTLASMSMSESESQQKLGCSRQDAIRDYTQGTEIALRKLNVMKNFDMVALQALVLYLLSLRNRHGKDTAWILTGTALRMAIKMGYHRDGELLGLPPFETEMRRRIWWHIMLQDVSHTLTSALSCSRMPISWDCKMPQNFNDADLFPGSVDPVQPREGPTEMAFCLIGYQIAKSILSLESLRGTAGLEIATIWNTEDVAANPVASSILQRYREDIDALDQALMDIERRYVSVSAGKVHTAALSLRRVLISKGREMIVPMMEQPEWGTEIFTVEDNLFKVLIIKNELFANFDKQMDSAGFLWYAKVQFQRGNFAVMTSRLHQKPVGYLSDRAWRVVEAVYKFHPELFDMNDRPSMAQAYITLKSWQARHEALLATTGSSQTPDYISQLQLCWDCFSCSMPSCQKLDLTTLPTGDLGQLSGDSLASLETNWTLLGNLDPGLNLDLAVLLGNDGGMDVNLNGWA, from the exons ATGTCCAACAGCGACTCTTCAAGATACACTCGCCCCCTGTCATGCGTTCTATGTCAGGAGCGGAAGATCAAGTGTGATCGCAGGTTGCCCTGCTTCAACTGTGTCAAG GCAAGGGTTGAATGCATGCCAGGCAAGCAGGCCGTAACTCGCAAGCGCCGGCGGATGGCTGACCAGCTCTTCGACAAGCTGGCGCATTTCGAGCAGCAACTGGACCGATTTATCAATCATGACGGCTCTGACCCAGCCCTAGCGGCTAATAACTCTGAGTCTCCCGCCGAGGATTGCCTCCGAGTGGATGCGCCTCCTTCGCCCACTCTGTTGCTGTCCCAATCACTATCGAAACCAGCAGGGAAGGTGGTCCAAAGTGAAGATGGCGTACGATACATGGACAGCCATCTAGGAGCAGCCATCCATGAAGAG CTCCGAGCCATCAGAGCCATGCTTGAAGCTGATGCGAGCCTGGGCGAGGAGACACCACCTCGAGATATGGCTACAGACCATCTCTATGCAGCCGAACTGGTGACGGCTTCCCTTTCCTCTATCCAACCCAGCACAGTCCAGGCCTTTACGCTTTGGCAGTTATTCTTGAACCGAGTAAACCCCTTGACCAAAGTGATCCATACCCCATCCGTGCAGCCCTACATAACAGAGGGAGAATCCAGTATAAAAGCTGTCCCTCTCAGTTACCAAGCGTTACGCTTCGCCGTATTTACTCTAGCTTCCATGTCAATGTCGGAATCGGAGTCGCAACAAAAGCTAGGATGCTCACGCCAAGATGCGATCAGAGACTACACACAAGGCACCGAGATAGCCTTGAGGAAACTCAACGTCATGAAGAACTTTGACATGGTGGCATTGCAGGCTTTGGTGCTGTACTTG CTCTCCCTCCGAAATCGCCATGGTAAGGACACGGCCTGGATTCTGACCGGCACGGCTCTCCGGATGGCCATAAAAATGGGGTATCATCGGGATGGTGAGCTCCTGGGCCTGCCTCCGTTTGAGACAGAGATGCGAAGGCGCATATGGTGGCACATCATGCTGCAAGATGTCTCCCACACTTtgacctcggccttgagtTGCTCTCGGATGCCCATCAGCTGGGATTGTAAAATGCCTCAGAATTTCAACGATGCCGACCTATTCCCTGGATCCGTCGACCCCGTACAGCCTCGCGAAGGCCCTACCGAGATGGCTTTTTGTCTGATCGGCTACCAAATTGCCAAGTCTATTCTCTCTCTGGAGAGTCTCCGTGGCACAGCAGGACTCGAGATCGCTACTATATGGAACACTGAAGATGTTGCAGCAAATCCTGTAGCCTCTTCAATCCTTCAAAGATACAGGGAGGACATTGACGCACTAGACCAGGCTCTGATGGATATTGAACGCCGATATGTGTCTGTATCCGCCGGCAAGGTCCATACCGCAGCTCTAAGCCTACGGCGCGTCCTGATCAGCAAAGGCCGAGAGATGATTGTCCCGATGATGGAGCAGCCCGAATGGGGGACTGAGATTTTTACCGTCGAGGATAACCTCTTCAAGGTTCTTATCATCAAGAATGAACTCTTTGCTAACTTCGATAAGCAAATGGACTCGGCAGGCTTTCTCTGGTATGCAAAGGTCCAGTTCCAAAGAGGCAACTTTGCTGTCATGACCTCGAGGCTTCATCAGAAACCAGTTGGATACCTTTCAGATAGAGCCTGGCGTGTCGTTGAGGCGGTATACAAGTTTCACCCAGAGCTTTTCGACATGAACGACAGACCCTCGATGGCACAAGCATACATCACCCTCAAATCATGGCAAGCTCGGCACGAAGCTTTGCTGGCGACGACTGGTTCCTCACAGACACCAGATTATATCAGCCAGCTCCAGTTATGCTGGGATTGCTTTAGCTGCTCCATGCCGTCGTGCCAGAAATTGGATTTGACGACGCTACCAACCGGCGACTTGGGTCAACTGTCTGGGGATAGCTTGGCTTCCTTGGAGACGAACTGGACCTTGCTGGGAAATTTAGATCCTGGTTTGAATCTGGATCTGGCTGTGCTACTCGGGAATGACGGCGGAATGGATGTAAACTTGAACGGGTGGGCCTGA
- a CDS encoding Amidohydro-rel domain-containing protein gives MNKDDITKASWPQGAHDSWGKEPIHSQKVPRNVEFINNLKLDKTLQPKEYHIDGTHQRSKILFTNVKILDSTGREPYIGDVLIEGEKIAAVGQIPNKDELERDPLVRVFEGRGRTLMSGLGDGHTHFTWNGGDLNRLGELDVEEHVLLTIKSAQCFLDSGYTMCFGAAAAKDRLDVVVRDAINAGDIPGPRYLANAREIAKPEGELVAGITRFADGPQEMRDAIKYNIETIGVDNVKLSISGEEITEIRSAQDCYFSDEEIIACVDEAHKRGKRVCAHARARDSVKMCVKHGVDVIYHGSYVDDEGMDMLERDKHKNIVVPAINWLYATTYEADAFGYTHEAAEKAGYKRELDIAVAGLREMHRRGIVVLPGGDYGFAWTPHGTYARDLEHFVKMLGFTPHESIIAATAGVAALMMRGHELGKIQPGYYADCILVDGDPLDDISILQDHDKLNIIIMNGRVHKAGRKEYIRDTSGSLSTGIPRHLTEEFPEKRPAMQKSY, from the exons ATGAACAAGGACGACATTACAAAGGCTTCGTGGCCCCAGGGCGCTCATGATTCGTGGGGTAAGGAGCCGATTCATTCTCAAAAGGTTCCCAGAAACGTGGAGTTTATCAACAACTTGAAATTGGACAAGACGCTTCAGCCGAAGGAGTATCATATCGATGGTACTCATCAAAGATCAAAGATTTTGTTTACGAATGTCAAGATTTTGGATTCTACAGGCCGAGAGCCGTATATTGGCGATGTGCTGATCGAGG GCGAAAAGATTGCGGCGGTTGGCCAGATTCCAAACAAGGACGAACTTGAACGAGACCCTCTTGTTCGAGTTTTTGAAGGCAGAGGGAGAACACTCATGTCAGGCCTAGGAGATGGCCACACGCACTTCACCTGGAATGGTGGCGACCTCAACCGTCTAGGTGAGCTTGACGTTGAGGAGCACGTTCTCCTGACCATCAAGAGCGCCCAATGCTTTCTAGACTCTGGATACACCAT GTGCTTCGGAGCGGCGGCAGCCAAGGACCGACTCGATGTGGTTGTTCgagatgccatcaacgcGGGTGACATCCCAGGACCTCGTTATCTAGCCAATGCACGAGAGATTGCCAAGCCAGAAGGCGAATTAGTGGCTGGAATTACACGGTTTGCAGATGGTCCACAAG AAATGCGTGATGCCATCAAGTACAACATCGAGACCATCGGTGTTGACAACGTCAAGCTCAGCATCTCGGGCGAAGAAATTACTGAGATTCGATCCGCTCAAGACTGCTACTTTTCGGACGAAGAGATTATTGCGTGTGTGGATGAGGCTCACAAGCGAGGGAAGCGAGTCTGCGCACACGCCAGAGCCAGGGATTCGGTCAAGATGTGTGTCAAGCACGGCGTGGATGTGATTTATCACGGTTCTTACGTGGATGACGAAG GCATGGACATGCTTGAGCGAGATAAGCACAAGAACATTGTCGTGCCGGCAATCAACTGGCTCTACGCCACGACCTACGAAGCCGATGCTTTTGGATACACGCACGAAGCAGCAGAGAAGGCTGGATATAAGCGAGAGCTCGACATTGCGGTAGCAGGGTTGCGTGAGATGCACCGACGAGGGATTGTCGTATTGCCAGGGGG GGACTATGGTTTTGCATGGACGCCGCATGGAACCTATGCTCGTGATCTTGAGCACTTTGTCAAGATGCTGGGCTTTACCCCTCACGAGAGTATCATTGCCGCAACTGCGGGCGTTGCAGCTCTCATGATGAGAGGCCACGAGCTTGGAAAGATTCAGCCAGGATACTACGCCGACtgcatcctcgtcgacggaGATCCTCTAGATGATATATCAATACTCCAGGACCACGACAAACTCAATATTATCATCATGAACGGGCGGGTGCACAAGGCTGGAAGAAAAGAGTACATCAGGGACACGTCGGGATCTTTGTCCACGGGCATCCCTCGTCACTTGACGGAGGAGTTTCCTGAGAAGAGGCCTGCTATGCAAAAGTCGTACTAG